One segment of Gammaproteobacteria bacterium DNA contains the following:
- the gspG gene encoding type II secretion system major pseudopilin GspG, with product MKKESLSRSRGFTLIELLVVLVILGLLAGLVGPQVMKYLGGANTKTAKLQIEDFSTALDAFRLDMGRYPTTNEGLQALVVQPQGANHWNGPYLRKSIVPKDPWGNDYQYRAPGQQSGGGFDLYSLGADNAEGGDGENQDVVSWM from the coding sequence ATGAAAAAAGAGAGTCTTAGCCGCTCGCGCGGTTTCACCCTGATTGAGTTGCTGGTCGTGTTGGTGATTCTGGGGCTATTGGCCGGGTTGGTGGGGCCACAGGTGATGAAATATCTGGGTGGCGCCAATACCAAGACCGCCAAGTTGCAAATTGAAGATTTCAGCACGGCGCTGGACGCTTTTCGACTGGACATGGGGCGCTATCCCACGACGAACGAAGGCTTGCAGGCGCTGGTTGTCCAACCACAGGGCGCGAACCACTGGAACGGTCCCTACCTGCGCAAAAGCATTGTCCCCAAGGATCCCTGGGGCAATGATTATCAGTATCGCGCACCTGGTCAGCAGAGTGGCGGCGGTTTCGATCTTTACTCGCTGGGCGCCGACAATGCTGAGGGTGGCGATGGCGAGAACCAGGATGTGGTCAGTTGGATGTGA
- a CDS encoding type II secretion system F family protein → MPRYRYEAVDNTGEVLRDEIEAPTPEAAIERLRDQGLLPLSVNEAKSGFLRGGLGQPLFSKRRALSRKSIMLLTQQLASLLHAGMPLDRAFTILIGVADDEQARTLLERVQEKVRGGSSLADALEAQGAFSRFYLNMIRAGEAGGALEVVLKRLTEFLERSQALRETVTSALIYPMILLTVSALSVIILLTFVVPQFQRLFADAGKALPLATQIVIAVGDGFRHYWWAGALFIMLAVAAVRRQLNQPESRARWDRWLLRLPLVGDLIGKVETARLSRTLGTLLGNGVSLLNALTIVRETLSNQVMATALGEVAEHVKTGRGLAEPLQDAESFPKLAVQMIRVGEETGQLQEMLIQIADAYDGEVQTAVKRLLTLLEPAMILGLGVIIAGIIMSILVAILSLNELAF, encoded by the coding sequence ATGCCCCGCTATCGCTATGAAGCGGTGGACAATACCGGCGAAGTGTTGCGCGACGAGATCGAGGCGCCTACTCCGGAAGCAGCGATTGAGCGACTGCGCGATCAGGGATTGTTGCCGTTATCGGTCAACGAGGCTAAGAGCGGCTTCCTGCGCGGTGGCCTCGGTCAGCCGTTGTTCAGCAAACGCCGGGCACTCTCCCGCAAATCGATCATGCTGCTGACCCAACAATTGGCCAGCTTGCTTCATGCCGGTATGCCGCTGGATCGGGCGTTCACTATTCTGATCGGCGTGGCCGATGACGAACAGGCGCGAACCCTGTTGGAGCGAGTGCAAGAGAAGGTGCGCGGCGGCTCTTCGCTGGCCGATGCCTTGGAGGCGCAGGGCGCGTTCTCGCGCTTCTACTTGAACATGATCCGCGCTGGCGAAGCAGGCGGCGCGCTGGAAGTTGTGTTGAAACGACTGACCGAATTCCTGGAGCGGTCGCAGGCGCTGCGGGAAACCGTGACATCGGCGTTGATCTACCCAATGATTTTGCTGACGGTTTCGGCGTTATCGGTGATCATTCTACTGACCTTCGTGGTGCCGCAGTTCCAGCGACTGTTCGCTGACGCTGGCAAGGCGCTGCCGTTGGCGACGCAAATCGTGATCGCAGTTGGCGATGGCTTCCGTCATTACTGGTGGGCCGGGGCGCTGTTCATCATGCTGGCCGTGGCAGCGGTGCGCCGGCAATTGAACCAACCCGAGAGCCGCGCCCGCTGGGATCGCTGGCTATTGCGCCTGCCACTAGTGGGCGATCTGATCGGCAAGGTAGAAACCGCTCGACTGTCGCGGACCTTGGGAACCCTCCTCGGCAATGGGGTGTCGCTATTGAACGCGCTGACCATCGTCCGGGAAACGCTCAGCAATCAAGTGATGGCGACCGCGCTTGGTGAAGTCGCCGAACACGTCAAGACCGGAAGGGGACTGGCTGAACCGTTGCAGGATGCTGAGAGCTTTCCCAAACTGGCGGTGCAGATGATTCGGGTCGGCGAGGAAACCGGCCAATTACAGGAAATGCTGATCCAGATCGCCGATGCCTACGATGGAGAGGTGCAAACGGCAGTCAAGCGGTTGCTGACCCTGTTGGAGCCGGCCATGATTTTAGGACTGGGCGTGATCATCGCTGGCATTATCATGTCGATTCTGGTCGCAATTCTCAGTTTGAATGAATTGGCTTTTTGA
- a CDS encoding tetratricopeptide repeat protein, with product MQPEAQAALRRVWLNQELARYRQRSAAQPDNFEAWRHIGRLYWELGEIEQAIEALEKALALQPDDRECLFGQIVACLALNRNEAALTASTRLLERFPNDAQILLRQIEALRRLKRPQEALTACERAQTLPLSTEQCLEVLHHQASLEFQLGQWEKSLAFIDDGLALASVNADWRLNRARLLNRLRRCEESLAELEPLIAVPAVEFAARCAKARALAMLWRFDEADAILNDLQAHYPHAALEREFEPWRLPDETLPDSLHKRYTGRGLYMMQTFEAQKECDWTDWEAMTAHLDELLGDALRYGFVAGLEPHRLLSLPMDPAQHLAVARAQATAVDTLMAPARQKLAIHWAPRQDDERLRIGYVSGDFRDHATAHLIRKLFRVHDRARFEIFGYSLRPGDGSYYWQDISQTCDRFVELHGLSNAEAATRIAADGVHVLVDLHGYTRFARPEIFALRPAPVQVAFLGYPGTLGADYVPYMIADRVVLPEESRPFFSEQPVYLDCYQINDDEQPIAEAGLTRTAAGLPEEGFVYCCFNNTYKIEPRIFGIWMRILRQAPGSVLWLLANTSRTAVHLRSAADEQGVDPGRLIFAPRLPKAEHLERHRLANLFLDTFVVNAHTTASDALWAGLPVLTQPGLSFHSRVCASLLSALGLNELIVGSNQEYEERAVSLASNSDRLKKLQTQLMHCRATRLPFSTEEFAHGLEHIYQELWFGWQKGG from the coding sequence ATGCAACCGGAAGCTCAGGCCGCGCTGCGTCGCGTATGGTTGAATCAGGAATTGGCCCGCTACCGGCAACGCAGCGCGGCGCAACCGGATAATTTTGAAGCCTGGCGTCATATCGGACGGCTTTATTGGGAACTGGGCGAGATTGAGCAAGCCATCGAAGCGCTTGAAAAGGCGCTGGCATTACAGCCGGATGATCGTGAATGTCTGTTCGGTCAAATAGTTGCCTGCTTGGCGCTTAACCGAAATGAAGCGGCGTTAACGGCATCCACTCGTTTACTGGAGCGATTCCCCAACGATGCCCAGATTCTGTTGCGCCAGATTGAGGCGTTGCGCCGGTTGAAGCGTCCGCAGGAAGCGCTGACCGCCTGTGAACGGGCGCAGACCTTGCCGTTGTCAACTGAACAATGCCTGGAGGTGCTCCACCATCAGGCGAGTCTGGAATTTCAGCTTGGTCAATGGGAAAAATCGCTGGCGTTCATTGATGATGGGTTGGCGCTGGCGTCGGTAAATGCCGATTGGCGTCTGAATCGGGCGCGCCTGTTGAACCGGTTGCGCCGCTGTGAGGAGTCCCTGGCCGAACTGGAGCCGTTGATCGCCGTTCCCGCCGTCGAGTTCGCCGCCCGGTGCGCTAAGGCGCGGGCGCTGGCCATGCTGTGGCGATTTGATGAAGCGGATGCGATTTTGAACGATTTGCAGGCGCATTATCCTCATGCCGCCCTGGAGCGGGAATTCGAGCCGTGGCGGCTGCCAGATGAGACGTTGCCGGACAGTCTGCATAAGCGATATACCGGGCGCGGGTTGTATATGATGCAAACTTTCGAGGCGCAGAAAGAGTGTGACTGGACCGATTGGGAAGCGATGACCGCCCATTTGGATGAGTTGCTGGGAGATGCGCTCCGCTATGGTTTTGTCGCTGGCCTGGAGCCACATCGTCTGTTGAGCCTGCCGATGGATCCGGCCCAACATTTGGCGGTAGCTCGGGCGCAAGCGACCGCGGTAGACACATTGATGGCGCCAGCTCGCCAAAAGCTGGCTATTCATTGGGCGCCCCGACAAGATGATGAACGGTTGCGCATCGGCTATGTCTCAGGGGATTTCCGTGACCACGCGACTGCGCACCTGATCCGCAAGCTGTTTCGGGTACATGACCGAGCGCGGTTCGAGATTTTTGGTTATAGCCTGCGCCCTGGCGATGGCAGCTATTATTGGCAAGACATTTCCCAGACCTGCGATCGATTCGTGGAGTTGCATGGTCTGAGTAATGCTGAAGCAGCAACCCGAATTGCGGCGGACGGCGTTCATGTACTCGTCGATTTGCATGGTTACACTCGTTTTGCCCGCCCCGAAATTTTTGCGTTGCGGCCAGCCCCGGTGCAGGTGGCCTTCCTGGGATATCCGGGTACGCTAGGCGCAGACTACGTTCCTTACATGATTGCCGATCGTGTGGTATTGCCCGAGGAATCGAGACCATTTTTTAGCGAGCAGCCGGTCTATCTCGATTGTTATCAAATTAATGATGATGAACAGCCGATTGCTGAAGCTGGGTTAACGCGAACCGCTGCGGGTCTTCCGGAAGAAGGTTTTGTTTATTGTTGTTTCAACAATACTTATAAAATCGAGCCGCGCATATTCGGTATCTGGATGCGAATTCTGCGACAGGCGCCGGGAAGTGTGTTATGGTTGCTGGCTAATACGTCACGCACTGCTGTTCACCTGCGCAGTGCGGCGGACGAGCAAGGCGTCGATCCTGGGCGGTTAATTTTCGCCCCGCGTTTACCCAAGGCGGAGCACTTGGAGCGACACCGGTTAGCGAATCTGTTTCTGGATACTTTCGTAGTCAATGCCCATACTACGGCCAGCGATGCGCTTTGGGCGGGTTTGCCCGTATTGACGCAACCAGGCTTAAGCTTTCATTCGAGAGTTTGTGCTAGTTTGTTGAGCGCATTAGGATTAAATGAATTAATAGTTGGAAGTAACCAGGAATATGAAGAACGAGCCGTCAGTCTGGCCAGCAATTCAGATCGCTTGAAAAAATTACAAACTCAACTAATGCATTGCCGTGCGACGCGGTTGCCTTTTTCAACTGAAGAGTTTGCGCATGGTCTGGAACACATTTACCAGGAATTATGGTTTGGTTGGCAGAAAGGCGGGTAA
- a CDS encoding PilN domain-containing protein: MTALYPQILKSNVQWSPLTLWRWWREGLLGWLPLTIRRKLAGSQRQLIIEPDTNGLALFRQERDEREEVTRQPWESLSRETLRKLVRTERPTAIVLRMLANRALTRVVTLPIAAAGNLRQVLGYDMDRLTPFSAQQLYYDTLILERQPEQRRIRVELSALPRAEVDATLEALAGLGVTPDIVDVGGGRKGINLLPVEKRPRRGVWPRRLRNSLVVVSLSLMLAAALLPLWQQRTLVIRLQKQVDILQRDSSQVLDLREQLEKAVESSRFLLQKKQSRPPVIDLLRELTVLLPDNTWLERLQINGDALQLIGQSSSASALVGLIDESKLLGGVAFTSPVTNDRRTGKERFVLSAQVVLEP; the protein is encoded by the coding sequence GTGACTGCACTTTACCCGCAAATTCTGAAAAGTAACGTCCAATGGAGTCCGTTGACCCTCTGGCGTTGGTGGCGCGAGGGCTTATTGGGTTGGCTGCCACTGACGATTCGCAGGAAGCTTGCGGGTTCACAACGACAACTGATCATTGAACCCGACACCAATGGACTGGCATTATTTCGGCAGGAAAGGGACGAACGGGAGGAAGTAACCCGGCAACCCTGGGAATCCTTGAGCCGGGAAACCCTGCGCAAGTTGGTGCGAACCGAACGGCCCACCGCCATCGTTTTGCGGATGCTGGCCAATCGGGCGCTAACCCGAGTGGTGACGTTGCCCATCGCCGCTGCTGGCAACCTACGTCAAGTACTGGGTTACGACATGGACCGGTTAACGCCGTTCAGCGCCCAGCAATTGTATTACGATACCTTGATCCTTGAGCGTCAACCGGAGCAACGGCGAATTCGGGTCGAACTGTCCGCATTGCCGCGCGCGGAGGTGGATGCAACCCTGGAAGCATTGGCCGGACTCGGAGTAACGCCGGATATCGTCGATGTGGGCGGCGGTCGGAAGGGCATTAATCTGCTGCCCGTTGAAAAACGACCGCGCCGCGGCGTTTGGCCCCGGCGTCTGCGAAATAGCCTGGTGGTCGTCAGTCTGAGCCTGATGCTAGCTGCGGCCTTGTTGCCGTTGTGGCAGCAACGGACGTTGGTGATTCGCTTGCAAAAGCAGGTCGATATTTTGCAGCGGGATTCCAGCCAGGTGCTGGATTTGCGCGAACAACTGGAAAAAGCGGTTGAGTCATCCCGGTTTTTATTGCAAAAGAAGCAGAGCAGACCGCCGGTCATCGATTTGCTGCGTGAGCTGACCGTTCTTTTACCGGATAATACTTGGCTGGAGCGCTTACAAATTAATGGCGATGCGTTGCAATTGATCGGTCAGTCATCGAGTGCGTCGGCGCTGGTCGGGTTAATCGACGAATCCAAATTACTGGGGGGCGTCGCTTTTACTTCCCCGGTCACCAATGATCGTCGGACAGGCAAGGAGCGTTTCGTGCTGAGCGCACAAGTGGTGTTGGAGCCTTGA
- a CDS encoding general secretion pathway protein GspK — MMDCTVSIHLPPLKNLPRYHHHLPPLKKGGRGGLRIGNSHKIPPSPPLLKGGTERMRGMVLVIVLWIVTLLTVMAGSFAYSMRVETRLATTMIERAQARALAEAAATYVLAWQLDFAAQKQWPANGDVHEWAFGGSRVRISIEDAAGRVSLNNANTLLLKETLLGIGVNEADVDHQVAAIEDWRDPDDQTRPDGAESAEYRAAGRPGPKNGSFDSLEELQQVLGIDPETARRFARVATVDTRISGINPTLASIDVLRATTGLDEKTIADYVNARAQTAREDAPPPPLPAMDGRSFFSGSRSGVYHIAAMVETETGTTVRVEAVASTQNPPPGQMVRWLSWRLAP; from the coding sequence ATGATGGATTGCACTGTAAGCATTCACCTCCCCCCTTTGAAAAATCTCCCCCGTTACCATCATCATCTCCCCCCTTTGAAAAAGGGGGGTCGGGGGGGATTGCGCATTGGCAACTCGCACAAAATCCCCCCTAGCCCCCCTTTGTTAAAGGGGGGGACTGAACGGATGCGCGGCATGGTATTGGTGATCGTCCTGTGGATTGTGACCCTGCTGACGGTGATGGCGGGCAGCTTTGCCTATTCGATGCGGGTTGAAACCCGCTTGGCGACCACCATGATCGAGCGCGCTCAGGCTCGGGCGCTCGCTGAGGCGGCGGCAACCTATGTGCTGGCTTGGCAACTGGATTTTGCAGCGCAGAAACAATGGCCGGCTAACGGGGATGTCCATGAGTGGGCGTTCGGCGGCAGCCGAGTGCGAATCAGCATTGAAGATGCGGCTGGCCGAGTCAGTCTGAATAATGCCAATACCCTGTTGCTGAAGGAAACGTTGTTGGGAATCGGCGTAAACGAGGCGGATGTGGATCATCAGGTTGCCGCCATTGAAGACTGGCGCGATCCCGACGATCAGACGCGACCGGATGGCGCGGAAAGCGCTGAATATCGCGCTGCCGGGCGGCCTGGCCCCAAAAATGGCTCGTTCGACAGTCTTGAAGAATTACAACAGGTGCTGGGCATTGACCCGGAAACGGCCCGGCGCTTTGCCCGCGTAGCGACGGTCGATACCCGGATTTCCGGTATTAACCCAACGCTGGCGTCCATCGATGTGCTGCGCGCTACAACCGGACTCGACGAGAAAACCATTGCTGATTATGTCAACGCGCGCGCTCAGACCGCTCGCGAGGACGCTCCGCCGCCGCCACTGCCCGCAATGGATGGCCGCTCGTTCTTTTCCGGTAGCCGTTCGGGTGTTTATCATATCGCTGCCATGGTCGAGACCGAAACCGGAACAACGGTGCGTGTGGAAGCGGTCGCCTCAACCCAAAATCCACCGCCGGGACAGATGGTGCGATGGCTGTCCTGGCGACTGGCGCCCTGA
- a CDS encoding type II secretion system protein: protein MIPGRQHGFSLLEVLVAFAILSISLGVLLQVFATGLRNAGVADDYTRAVLYAESILAAIGREVPLAEGEHSGPVNEQFSWRSVVSAYTEGMPESEQPRFRAYRISVEVYWPGLVQDRSVVLETLRLAPIEPPGRG, encoded by the coding sequence ATGATCCCCGGTCGTCAGCACGGCTTTTCTCTGCTGGAAGTGCTGGTGGCCTTCGCCATTCTCAGCATTTCCCTAGGCGTATTGCTGCAAGTCTTCGCGACGGGCTTGCGCAATGCCGGCGTCGCTGATGACTATACCCGGGCGGTTTTGTACGCTGAGTCGATCCTGGCGGCTATCGGCCGGGAAGTTCCGCTGGCTGAAGGCGAGCATAGCGGCCCGGTCAATGAGCAGTTTTCCTGGCGCAGTGTGGTAAGCGCCTATACCGAAGGAATGCCGGAATCGGAACAACCTCGATTTCGGGCTTACCGAATCAGTGTCGAGGTGTACTGGCCGGGGTTGGTCCAGGATCGTTCAGTCGTATTGGAGACCTTGCGACTGGCGCCGATTGAGCCACCGGGCCGGGGTTGA
- a CDS encoding prepilin-type N-terminal cleavage/methylation domain-containing protein: MPLATRQTGFTLLELVVAITLMGLVLVVLYSGLRLGLNGWESGERRAEATNRLRLTQEFLRRQLMQSITVRQITEERKSVVVFTGQPDKIEFVAPMLTQLGQGGLYRVRVEASDHRLWIRWRPYLSDNSGADRGSDVDKETVLLEGVTGIEWAYFGTERNYDPEPPRWRSEWTSSEQRPQLVRLNLSLTGESWPDLVVALTEAL, from the coding sequence ATGCCGCTCGCCACGCGCCAAACGGGCTTCACGCTGCTGGAACTGGTCGTCGCCATCACCTTGATGGGATTGGTGCTGGTGGTGCTCTATAGCGGCTTGCGGCTGGGGCTGAATGGCTGGGAGAGTGGCGAGCGACGCGCCGAAGCCACTAACCGGTTGCGGCTGACCCAGGAATTCCTGCGTCGACAACTCATGCAGTCGATCACAGTTCGTCAAATCACCGAGGAGCGGAAAAGCGTTGTGGTGTTCACCGGGCAACCGGACAAAATTGAGTTTGTGGCGCCAATGCTGACTCAACTGGGTCAGGGCGGTTTGTATCGGGTGCGGGTTGAAGCCAGCGACCACCGGTTGTGGATTCGCTGGCGCCCCTATCTGTCGGACAATTCCGGCGCTGACAGGGGTTCTGATGTGGATAAGGAAACCGTGCTCCTGGAAGGGGTGACGGGTATTGAATGGGCTTATTTCGGCACTGAACGGAATTATGATCCAGAACCGCCGCGCTGGCGTTCTGAATGGACGAGTTCCGAGCAACGCCCCCAGTTGGTGCGCCTGAATCTGAGCCTGACGGGCGAGTCCTGGCCGGACCTGGTCGTCGCTCTGACGGAGGCGCTTTAG
- a CDS encoding GspH/FimT family pseudopilin: protein MNEGTAQHLPPLKKGGRGGLRTGDAAKIPPNPPLLKGGLNDDQGFTLLEVLVALVIGVLLVALTPPLLSGMSGSTELRSAARQLAAGLRNARNAAITHQREAVLTLNLAEHRFAVSGDTHEIALPNSVALHLYTAQSELLDGERGNIRFFSDGSSTGGAITVSSTKLAYRINVDWLTGAIAIAEQDVQPQ, encoded by the coding sequence GTGAATGAAGGAACGGCTCAACACCTCCCCCCTTTGAAAAAGGGGGGTCGGGGGGGATTGCGCACGGGCGACGCAGCCAAAATCCCCCCTAACCCCCCTTTGCTAAAGGGGGGGCTGAATGATGACCAGGGTTTTACTTTACTGGAAGTGTTGGTGGCGCTGGTGATTGGCGTATTGCTGGTCGCGCTGACGCCGCCCTTGCTGTCGGGGATGAGCGGCTCGACGGAACTGCGCAGCGCAGCGCGGCAATTGGCGGCTGGCTTGCGCAACGCTCGCAACGCCGCCATCACTCATCAGCGTGAAGCCGTGTTAACGCTGAATCTGGCGGAACATCGCTTTGCGGTCAGTGGAGATACCCATGAGATCGCCTTGCCGAACAGCGTTGCCCTCCATCTTTATACTGCGCAATCCGAATTGCTTGATGGTGAGAGGGGCAACATCCGTTTTTTCTCGGATGGTAGTTCTACGGGCGGCGCTATCACGGTCAGCAGCACTAAACTGGCCTATCGAATCAACGTAGACTGGCTGACCGGCGCGATTGCCATTGCTGAACAGGATGTGCAACCGCAATGA
- the gspD gene encoding type II secretion system secretin GspD produces MSKTWVRSLISGGLLALLLGACATPPESGDSAPLEAARTEQVTVSATPAPSRNALQLSARSELNGDMGMRSSDSSAVSPSRRTEIFPGTGNFIDLREASKPLARAAPVTPAPGHGVTLNFEGASIRDVVKVVFDTLKENYVIDPQVQGEVTVQTSRPLTQDQLLPTLETLLRASNAVLVREEGVYRIIPAAGVLRQGNLTPRLRGGRVGYSVRIVPLSYVSAVEMQTIIAPFLPEGSILKVDPTRNLLILAGTPQELNSVQDTIDTFDVNWLRGMSIGMFRLRNVESQALANELNQLLGENSGTPIAGLVRLVPLSKLNSVLVISPQREYLREVAVWIERLDGIGGERLYVYPVQNSRADYIAELLNGLFNLEGGGKGAERGGELAPGLKGAQLSSSGGLNTSSSLSSSLSSTSGSSSASGLSAPGSSTSASAGKASGGIGTVLGSGGPSAGMEEVRIVADSDNNSLLIWATSQNYERILNTLQTIDVAPRQVLIEATIAEVTLTGQLQYGLQWFFNNSVGRDYTGTGSLGLPTDLALTDALSSIPSGQFSYAITGSDDIVKVLLNLLAKDSKVKVLSSPQVMVVDNQQATIRVGTQQPIPSGTSTVNNVTTSGGVTYKDTGVLLEVLPRVNSGGIVNMEIKQEVVDVGPLVDVSQAGTTARQERAFLQRTVTSKVTVKNGQTLVLGGLIRDNRTEGQNGIPVLYKVPVLGALFGNTSEQVDRTELIVLITPRVVQNTDEIDAVTDEIKRKMRAVEPVLNNAG; encoded by the coding sequence TTGAGTAAAACCTGGGTTAGATCGTTAATAAGCGGAGGATTACTGGCGCTGCTGCTAGGCGCGTGCGCGACTCCTCCAGAGAGCGGTGATAGCGCTCCCCTTGAAGCGGCGCGCACGGAGCAGGTGACGGTTAGCGCAACGCCGGCGCCTTCGCGCAATGCGCTGCAATTGAGCGCTCGGTCGGAATTGAACGGGGATATGGGAATGCGTTCGTCGGACTCCTCCGCGGTTTCCCCATCCCGGAGGACAGAGATCTTTCCCGGCACCGGCAACTTTATCGACTTACGCGAGGCCAGCAAGCCATTAGCTCGTGCAGCACCGGTTACGCCAGCGCCGGGCCACGGTGTCACGCTGAACTTCGAGGGTGCCAGCATCCGCGATGTGGTCAAGGTCGTGTTCGATACCTTGAAGGAGAATTACGTCATTGATCCTCAGGTGCAGGGCGAAGTGACGGTCCAGACCAGCCGACCGCTGACCCAGGATCAATTGCTGCCCACCCTGGAGACCTTGTTGCGTGCGAGCAATGCGGTGTTGGTGCGTGAAGAGGGTGTGTACCGGATTATCCCGGCTGCGGGCGTGCTGCGCCAGGGCAATCTGACCCCGCGTCTGAGGGGTGGCCGTGTGGGTTACAGTGTGCGTATTGTGCCGCTGAGCTATGTCAGCGCGGTCGAGATGCAAACGATCATCGCGCCGTTTCTGCCTGAAGGCAGTATTCTTAAGGTCGATCCCACCCGTAATCTGTTAATACTGGCCGGCACTCCCCAGGAGTTGAACAGCGTTCAGGACACCATTGACACCTTTGACGTCAACTGGCTCCGAGGAATGTCAATCGGCATGTTTCGGCTGCGCAACGTCGAAAGTCAGGCGTTGGCCAACGAATTGAATCAGTTACTGGGCGAAAACTCCGGAACGCCCATTGCCGGGCTGGTGCGGCTGGTGCCGCTCAGCAAGCTGAACTCGGTGCTGGTCATTTCCCCACAGCGCGAATATCTGCGCGAGGTGGCGGTCTGGATCGAACGGCTGGATGGCATCGGTGGCGAACGCTTATATGTCTATCCCGTCCAGAACAGCCGGGCGGACTATATTGCCGAATTGCTGAATGGTCTGTTCAATCTGGAAGGGGGAGGAAAGGGCGCGGAGCGCGGCGGCGAACTGGCCCCTGGATTGAAAGGCGCGCAATTGTCCAGTAGCGGCGGATTGAATACAAGTTCAAGTTTGAGCAGTAGTCTGTCTTCCACATCAGGGAGTTCATCCGCCAGCGGCTTGTCGGCGCCGGGTAGTTCAACGTCTGCTTCGGCGGGCAAAGCCTCTGGTGGAATTGGCACTGTCTTAGGATCGGGGGGACCCAGCGCTGGCATGGAAGAAGTGCGAATTGTCGCGGACTCCGATAACAATTCACTGCTGATCTGGGCGACCAGCCAGAATTACGAACGGATTCTCAATACCCTGCAAACGATCGATGTCGCCCCCCGGCAGGTGCTGATCGAAGCCACCATTGCCGAGGTGACGCTGACTGGCCAGTTGCAATATGGGCTGCAATGGTTTTTCAATAACTCAGTGGGTAGAGACTACACGGGGACAGGTTCGCTGGGTCTCCCCACCGACCTGGCCCTGACAGACGCGCTCAGTAGTATCCCATCCGGCCAGTTCTCTTATGCGATTACCGGCAGTGACGACATCGTCAAGGTGCTGCTGAATTTGCTGGCGAAAGATTCCAAGGTCAAAGTGCTCTCTTCTCCACAAGTCATGGTGGTAGACAATCAGCAGGCGACGATTCGAGTCGGCACGCAGCAGCCGATTCCGTCCGGCACCAGTACAGTGAACAACGTGACGACCAGCGGTGGAGTCACCTATAAAGACACTGGCGTGCTGCTTGAGGTATTGCCTCGGGTCAACTCCGGCGGCATCGTCAACATGGAAATCAAACAGGAAGTGGTTGATGTGGGACCTCTGGTGGATGTTAGCCAGGCGGGTACGACTGCCCGGCAAGAGCGCGCGTTCCTGCAGCGCACTGTGACGAGCAAAGTGACGGTCAAAAATGGCCAGACCCTGGTATTAGGCGGTCTGATCCGCGACAATCGCACTGAGGGTCAGAATGGCATTCCGGTGCTTTATAAGGTTCCCGTGCTTGGCGCGCTGTTTGGCAATACCAGCGAGCAGGTGGATCGCACTGAATTGATTGTATTGATCACCCCGCGAGTGGTGCAGAATACCGATGAAATTGATGCGGTTACTGACGAAATTAAACGCAAGATGCGGGCGGTTGAGCCGGTGCTTAATAATGCGGGTTAA